A single Salmo trutta chromosome 14, fSalTru1.1, whole genome shotgun sequence DNA region contains:
- the LOC115207432 gene encoding monocarboxylate transporter 1: MPPAMGGPQGYTPPEGGWGWAVVVGAFISIGFSYAFPKSITVFFKEIEVIFDCTSSQVSWISSIMLAVMYAGGPISSILVNKYGSRPVMMCGGFLSGCGLIAASFCNSVEGLYFCVGVVGGLGLAFNLNPALTMIGKYFYHKRPIANGIAMAGSPVFLSTLAPLNSWFFDQFGWRGSFLILGGLLFNCCVAGSLMRPIGPKPQPAVKSEDAAKESTTCGQKCNSFIDLSLFKHRGFVLYLMGNVIMFFGLFSPLVFLSNFAKSRNIPKEKAAFLLSVLAIVDMVARPSMGIVANTKWIRPRVQYFFACSVLLNGVCHVLAPISVDYTGFVIYAIFFGFAFGWLSAVLFETLMDLVGTQRFSSAVGLVTIVECGPVLLGPPLLGKFKDIYNDYQYTYQSCGVILIIASVFLFVGMGINYRLLNKEKKEEEERNAKLEGEEEESNKDNATKEATNDRVGAVDKTKTTEDIV, translated from the exons ATGCCGCCTGCCATGGGAGGACCCCAGGGGTACACCCCTCCAGAGGGGGGCTGGGGCTGGGCAGTAGTGGTGGGAGCCTTCATCTCCATCGGCTTCTCCTATGCCTTTCCGAAGTCCATAACCGTCTTCTTCAAGGAGATTGAGGTCATTTTCGACTGCACCAGCAGCCAGGTGTCATGGATCTCCTCCATCATGCTGGCAGTGATGTACGCCGGAG GTCCTATCAGCAGTATCCTGGTTAATAAGTATGGGAGTCGTCCCGTCATGATGTGTGGAGGATTCCTGTCTGGCTGTGGACTGATTGCTGCCTCCTTCTGCAACTCAGTGGAAGGACTTTACTTCTGTGTGGGAGTGGTCGGAG GTTTGGGACTGGCATTCAATCTGAACCCAGCCCTTACTATGATTGGGAAGTACTTCTACCATAAGCGGCCCATCGCCAATGGAATCGCCATGGCGGGCAGCCCAGTGTTCCTATCCACCTTGGCCCCTCTCAACAGCTGGTTCTTTGACCAGTTTGGTTGGAGGGGCAGCTTCCTGATACTGGGAGGCCTGCTGTTCAATTGCTGCGTCGCTGGTTCTCTCATGAGACCCATCGGACCAAAACCACAGCCTGCCGTGAAAAGTGAAGATGCTGCAAAAGAGAGTACGACGTGTGGGCAGAAGTGCAACAGTTTTATTGACCTCTCGCTGTTCAAACACCGGGGCTTCGTGCTCTACCTCATGGGTAACGTCATCATGTTCTTTGGTCTCTTCTCCCCACTAGTGTTCCTTAGTAACTTTGCCAAGAGCAGGAACATCCCCAAAGAGAAGGCAGCCTTCCTGCTGTCTGTCCTGGCCATTGTGGACATGGTGGCTCGGCCCTCCATGGGCATTGTGGCCAATACAAAGTGGATACGACCCAGGGTGCAGTACTTCTTTGCCTGCTCTGTGCTGTTGAACGGTGTGTGCCACGTCCTGGCGCCCATCTCCGTGGACTACACAGGCTTCGTTATCTACGCCATCTTCTTTGGCTTTGCCTTTGGCTGGCTGAGTGCGGTGCTGTTTGAGACGCTCATGGACCTTGTGGGAACACAGCGCTTCTCCAGTGCAGTGGGACTGGTCACCATTGTGGAGTGTGGGCCTGTCTTGTTAGGTCCCCCTTTGTTAG GGAAATTCAAAGACATCTACAATGACTACCAATACACCTACCAGAGCTGTGGGGTGATCCTTATCATTGCCAGTGTGTTCCTGTTTGTGGGGATGGGTATCAACTACCGGTTGTTGAACaaagagaaaaaggaggaggaggaaaggaatgCTAAACTggagggagaagaagaagagtCCAACAAGGACAATGCTACCAAAGAAGCCACCAATGACAGGGTGGGAGCAGTTGACAAGACAAAAACTACAGAAGACATAGTCTAA